GCCGTGCGCACATCGAATAGGCGCAATAACCCAATCTCCGCAAAAGTCGCGGATGGAATAGCTTCACCCCGAATTCCTACGTACAGGGCCTTCACGCTATACCTCAATTCTAGCATCGAGCCCTTCGCGCCTTCTGAATCCAAGCGACCTGCGTCCAGGGTGTCGCCGGTCAACGGGGACTCCCACATAGGTTCATCCAAGACGCCGTCCACGACGACTGGTGTCCTCGTTTCGTCAACAAATGGAACCTTCACAATGCGAGTCGTTCGACTCAACCAGGTATTTTCGAATTCGTCGAGCCAATCCGCATTGCGGGGCTGGAGCTCATTGTATAGTAGAGCGGAAATGTAGTCGGCCTGCTTCAGTCTGTCCAGAAATGCTTGGCTACCCCCAACGCCCTTGGACGGACGCATGAATAACGCCCTGGTCCACTTCTCCCCGTCCAGCACATCCCTGAATGTAAGCGTGACGCCAAATTCGCTGTGCGCCTTGTCAAACCGTCCGACCCCGCTGCATTCACCGTATTGAAACAATCTTGCTGTCGGATCGCTATACTCGGCCCAACGCCCGTCCAAATCGATATGACCATCATCCCGTCGCGTCGCACGCATCATCCAAAGGTGCGTATCGCCCGTCGCTAATACGCGCCAAGTGCCAGGGGCTCCGGAAGGCTCGATCAGACAGTGGGCGCTCCAGACCGACGGACCGGCTGGGTCCAGTGTGTCAAACACGGTCGGTTTGGTCAGATCCAATGCTTCGGGTCCGGCGTCTCTGCTATACGTGTTGATGGCCCAGATTGCCCAACCTAAGACAATTGTCAAAACCGCTGGCATCCATGCTCTGCGCAAGAACCGCGTCGCTCTCTGGCGCATGAGCGATTTCGGTTTTGCCATGCGAGGAACAAGTGTTGCCCCACTCAGCCTGCTTGCCCGCTCAAATTCCGGCGATTTTTGCAGGCGGTCCAGCGCTGCCGAAGCGTCGGGGGTCCGTGCATTGAGGTCGTGTATCAGCATGGCATCAACGGCATTACTCAGTTCCGGCGACACATTGGATACCAATTCAGAGAGGGGTGGAATCGGCTTCGCAAGCATCTGCTTCAACAGGGCCAACGGCGTTTCCGCGTCGTAGGGCAGCTTTCCCGCCAGCTTTTCGTACAACACCATCCCAACGGAATACACGTCCCAAGCTGGTGTCG
This is a stretch of genomic DNA from Candidatus Hydrogenedentota bacterium. It encodes these proteins:
- a CDS encoding serine/threonine protein kinase produces the protein MGVVYLAEDETLGREVALKILDRSIVTDPDFGARFRQEAKTIARLQHPNIVPIHALENIDGDLAIDMAYIDGGPLINSSASIEQALRWTVDVLSGLERCHDAEIVHRDVKPSNILLSTDGRALLSDFGLAKLLAVHQSTSLRSTSSSCMFVGTPMYAPPEAWEGLEPTPAWDVYSVGMVLYEKLAGKLPYDAETPLALLKQMLAKPIPPLSELVSNVSPELSNAVDAMLIHDLNARTPDASAALDRLQKSPEFERASRLSGATLVPRMAKPKSLMRQRATRFLRRAWMPAVLTIVLGWAIWAINTYSRDAGPEALDLTKPTVFDTLDPAGPSVWSAHCLIEPSGAPGTWRVLATGDTHLWMMRATRRDDGHIDLDGRWAEYSDPTARLFQYGECSGVGRFDKAHSEFGVTLTFRDVLDGEKWTRALFMRPSKGVGGSQAFLDRLKQADYISALLYNELQPRNADWLDEFENTWLSRTTRIVKVPFVDETRTPVVVDGVLDEPMWESPLTGDTLDAGRLDSEGAKGSMLELRYSVKALYVGIRGEAIPSATFAEIGLLRLFDVRTADSPRWMARIQGQQVVNTLNLVRQQQVPWQCDWQGCIVQDGNRWSAEICVPFEGMAPAQIPVDEQRWRMTCSLRRAGEEINSTPVAYWGSPTLLDVERGIVLRFESRELSR